From Actinomycetota bacterium, a single genomic window includes:
- a CDS encoding penicillin acylase family protein — MRSSNRRILATSALLAALVATLAPARAADPITIVRDSFGVPHVYGATAEDVSYGAGYALATDRLWQMHTFRMVAKGRLSELLGIVDILGVANTVDIDKDVRFFTYTAEERARKFATYPADIRANLQAFADGINARIAEVQLDPTQLPLEFVEFATPLIEDWQVDDSIALSDVLILSFGAGGGSEMRHAALLAELVAKHGEELGTNMFDDLIVTEDPDGPISIPLDYDYANESTFARVAEAESRRALTEDARLSLSSAATATAASARPRAARTGTAAQLNLVPDAAKVLPAFERLAHVQEAISYVFSFGSNAQIAGAAHSESGNAVQTAGPQVGYLLPQWLADIGLHSADGALDAMGMTFAGAGPAVLIGRGNGFAWTTTTGSSDLMDTYVEQLNPANNRQYLFNGVYEDMECRTETYAFRNLIPIDEQEICRTRHGPVVAFDEANGVAYSMRYSWFDREVQTVEGFFSYNKVRSLEDFATFANYLGSNHNMFYTDDQGHYGYWHPGNHPVRADGIDIRLPQDGTGGSEWQGLLPIQQVPHAVDFPRGWLANWNNQPALGWKRERGWDAIDNANDLFQTLDPSKPAVKDPLADALINEDRKLNFEDLSGNLRYSAFKDHLDTYFRPFVPEDADLDDFVSKVAAAALRAWDGFRTDRDDDGTWDSPGPTIVGEWVSVMRNMAFGDELGGLAGWADENLVWHLLATDDTLAQQIDWLNGKAPSVFAAEAFTVAAANLSTRFQSAEPGTWRDPARLEHYQRLNADLVADTLFGALGLDNSGDSGLPGDVRDLIEMDRGTYNHVVVYTDAPTGSDVLGLSGSQSGSVIPPGQNGFVSLLLQEGPHYEDQLDLYLEWRYKPMWLAIEDARADAESEITLTR; from the coding sequence GTGCGCTCGTCGAACCGTCGGATCCTGGCAACGTCCGCCCTTCTCGCCGCGCTCGTCGCCACGCTGGCGCCGGCCCGCGCCGCCGACCCGATCACGATCGTCCGCGACTCCTTCGGCGTGCCGCACGTTTACGGCGCGACCGCGGAAGACGTCTCGTACGGCGCCGGGTACGCGCTCGCGACGGACCGCCTCTGGCAGATGCATACGTTCCGCATGGTCGCGAAGGGCCGCCTTTCCGAGTTGCTCGGCATCGTCGACATCCTCGGCGTCGCGAACACCGTCGACATCGACAAGGACGTCCGGTTCTTCACCTACACCGCCGAGGAGCGCGCGCGGAAGTTCGCGACCTACCCGGCCGACATCCGTGCGAATCTCCAAGCGTTCGCCGACGGCATCAACGCGCGGATCGCCGAGGTCCAGCTCGACCCGACACAGCTCCCACTCGAGTTCGTCGAGTTCGCGACGCCGCTGATCGAGGACTGGCAGGTCGACGACTCGATCGCGTTGTCCGACGTCTTGATCCTGTCCTTCGGGGCCGGCGGCGGCAGCGAGATGCGTCACGCGGCGCTCCTCGCCGAGCTCGTCGCGAAGCACGGCGAGGAGCTCGGCACCAACATGTTCGACGACCTGATCGTCACCGAGGATCCGGACGGGCCCATCTCGATCCCGCTGGACTACGACTACGCCAACGAGTCCACGTTCGCGCGTGTCGCCGAAGCCGAGTCCCGTCGCGCCCTGACCGAAGACGCACGGCTGAGCCTGTCTTCCGCCGCGACGGCGACGGCGGCGTCGGCTCGACCGCGAGCGGCGCGCACGGGCACCGCGGCGCAGCTGAACTTGGTTCCCGACGCCGCGAAGGTGCTCCCCGCCTTCGAACGTCTCGCTCATGTGCAAGAGGCGATCTCATACGTGTTCAGCTTCGGATCCAACGCGCAGATCGCCGGTGCCGCGCACTCTGAATCCGGCAACGCGGTTCAGACGGCTGGTCCGCAGGTCGGCTACCTGCTGCCGCAATGGCTGGCCGACATCGGGCTGCACTCGGCCGATGGGGCGCTCGACGCGATGGGGATGACCTTCGCCGGAGCCGGTCCGGCGGTGTTGATCGGCCGGGGGAACGGCTTCGCGTGGACGACGACCACCGGCTCATCGGACCTCATGGACACCTACGTCGAGCAGCTGAACCCTGCGAACAACCGCCAGTACCTCTTCAACGGCGTCTACGAGGACATGGAGTGCCGGACCGAGACCTACGCGTTCCGCAACCTGATCCCGATCGACGAGCAGGAGATCTGCCGGACGCGCCACGGCCCGGTCGTGGCCTTCGACGAGGCGAACGGCGTGGCGTACTCGATGCGGTACTCGTGGTTCGACCGCGAGGTGCAGACGGTCGAAGGATTCTTCTCCTACAACAAGGTTCGGAGCCTGGAGGACTTCGCCACGTTCGCGAACTACCTCGGATCGAATCACAACATGTTCTACACGGACGACCAGGGTCACTACGGATACTGGCATCCGGGCAACCACCCCGTGCGCGCGGACGGCATCGACATCCGGTTGCCGCAGGACGGAACCGGCGGCTCCGAGTGGCAGGGCCTGCTACCGATACAGCAAGTGCCCCACGCCGTCGACTTCCCGCGTGGCTGGCTCGCGAACTGGAACAATCAGCCGGCGCTCGGCTGGAAGCGGGAGCGCGGCTGGGATGCCATCGACAACGCCAACGATCTGTTCCAAACGCTCGACCCGTCGAAGCCGGCAGTGAAGGATCCGCTCGCGGACGCGCTCATCAACGAGGACCGCAAGCTGAACTTCGAGGACTTGTCGGGAAATCTGAGATATTCGGCCTTCAAGGACCACCTCGACACGTACTTCCGCCCGTTCGTGCCCGAGGACGCCGACCTCGACGACTTCGTTTCGAAGGTCGCTGCGGCGGCGCTCCGCGCGTGGGACGGCTTCCGTACCGACCGCGACGACGACGGCACCTGGGACTCCCCCGGCCCGACGATCGTCGGCGAATGGGTGTCGGTGATGCGGAACATGGCCTTCGGCGACGAACTCGGCGGTCTCGCCGGCTGGGCAGACGAGAACCTCGTCTGGCATCTGCTCGCGACCGACGACACCCTCGCGCAGCAGATCGATTGGCTGAACGGCAAGGCACCCAGCGTCTTCGCCGCCGAAGCCTTCACGGTGGCAGCCGCGAATCTCTCCACAAGGTTCCAAAGTGCGGAGCCCGGCACCTGGAGGGATCCCGCACGCCTCGAGCACTACCAGCGGCTCAACGCCGACCTGGTGGCGGATACGTTGTTCGGTGCGCTCGGGCTCGACAACTCCGGCGACTCGGGGTTGCCCGGCGACGTGCGCGACCTGATCGAGATGGATCGCGGCACGTACAACCACGTCGTGGTCTACACCGACGCGCCGACCGGATCCGACGTTCTCGGGCTGTCGGGCTCGCAGTCGGGCAGCGTCATCCCGCCGGGACAGAACGGGTTCGTCAGCCTGCTGCTGCAGGAGGGGCCGCACTACGAGGACCAGCTCGATCTCTACCTCGAGTGGCGCTACAAGCCGATGTGGCTGGCGATCGAGGACGCTCGCGCCGACGCGGAATCGGAGATCACGCTCACGCGGTAG
- a CDS encoding TadE/TadG family type IV pilus assembly protein: MSITQRLRERLARQDGVAALEFAIVSMVFLVLLYGILTYGFIYGLDQSMNHAAEEGARAAISKTTSADAITHARTTALERLSWMGGSITLGDIAATVDPCVNDTSVDCITVTITYPWDTKPIVPKFVGLPTPNQLIASAVIELT; this comes from the coding sequence GTGAGCATCACGCAGCGGCTGCGAGAACGACTGGCGCGCCAGGACGGCGTCGCCGCGCTCGAGTTCGCGATCGTGTCCATGGTGTTCCTCGTGCTGCTCTACGGGATCCTCACGTACGGCTTCATCTACGGGCTCGATCAGAGCATGAACCACGCGGCCGAAGAGGGTGCCCGGGCGGCGATCTCCAAGACCACCTCGGCCGACGCGATAACGCACGCGCGGACGACCGCGCTCGAACGGCTGTCCTGGATGGGCGGGAGCATCACCCTGGGCGACATCGCGGCGACCGTGGATCCGTGCGTCAACGACACGTCCGTCGACTGCATCACGGTGACGATCACGTATCCGTGGGACACGAAGCCGATCGTTCCGAAGTTCGTCGGGCTGCCCACGCCGAACCAGCTGATCGCGTCCGCCGTCATCGAGCTCACCTGA
- a CDS encoding type II secretion system F family protein: MENLAIPLGLAGVAFGLALAISAIRRPAIDAAAVLADLEGADVHLDEYSERMAQPLSARILTPLGGRLGALLQSILPSNYVDGLRRRIMLAGLAERLRPEEFIVIQVVTLVLGFGLGYAMGSVMGFSSTGTVRMAAFLGIIGVVLPESRLGSKRQDRHASIRRDLPDVLDLLVISVEAGVGLEGAIEVVGKHFDSPLSHELNRLLREMELGVPRRTALQNLRRRVDLPEVSNFVLSLIQADGLGMPLGRVLRAQANEMRSKRRQWAREKAAKLPVKILFPMFLFIFPALFVVVLGPAVSSIMGNVLK; encoded by the coding sequence ATGGAGAATCTCGCGATCCCCCTCGGTCTCGCCGGCGTCGCGTTCGGCCTCGCGCTGGCGATCTCTGCGATCCGACGGCCTGCCATCGATGCGGCCGCGGTGCTCGCCGACCTGGAAGGCGCGGACGTTCATCTCGACGAGTATTCGGAGCGCATGGCGCAACCACTTTCGGCGCGGATCCTCACGCCACTCGGCGGCCGCCTCGGCGCCCTGCTGCAGTCGATCCTTCCGAGCAACTACGTCGACGGGCTTCGCCGCAGGATCATGCTCGCGGGACTGGCGGAGCGCCTGCGTCCGGAAGAGTTCATCGTCATCCAGGTCGTCACGCTGGTCCTCGGCTTCGGCCTCGGCTACGCGATGGGGTCCGTGATGGGTTTCTCGAGCACCGGCACGGTCCGGATGGCCGCCTTCCTGGGGATCATCGGCGTTGTTCTCCCGGAGTCTCGACTCGGCAGCAAGCGCCAGGACCGGCACGCGTCGATCCGTCGCGACCTCCCCGACGTTCTCGACCTGCTCGTGATCTCGGTGGAAGCAGGCGTGGGGCTCGAGGGCGCGATCGAGGTCGTCGGCAAGCACTTCGACTCGCCGCTCTCGCACGAGCTCAACCGGCTACTCCGCGAGATGGAGCTGGGCGTTCCGCGGCGCACCGCGCTGCAGAACCTTCGCCGGCGCGTCGACCTTCCCGAGGTCTCCAACTTCGTCCTGTCGCTGATCCAGGCCGACGGCCTCGGCATGCCTCTGGGTCGTGTACTCCGCGCTCAGGCGAACGAGATGCGGTCCAAGCGGCGACAGTGGGCGCGCGAGAAGGCCGCGAAGCTGCCCGTGAAGATCCTGTTCCCGATGTTCCTGTTCATCTTCCCGGCGCTGTTCGTCGTGGTCCTCGGCCCGGCGGTCAGCTCGATCATGGGGAACGTGCTCAAGTGA
- a CDS encoding type II secretion system F family protein gives MLLPALAAGAGLSLLVVGFLTRLRERDEELARILDLPSGEHDVPPEVIAEGNSALLESGVQLVHGALERMKMQTRLAAELERSRVPLRPGEFVIVAAASGILGWALGLLLTGRPVIAFVALFAMPFLAWRVVLIKVAKRRTAFERQLPEALSLIAGSLEAGHTFLKAIEMMVEESEAPMSEEFERVLSETRLGDPLMDSLDRMSHRLGIPDLAWVIQALRIQQSVGGRLAELLTTLAEFMRQREEIRREVKVLTAEGRLSGNILGALPLFFMLIMQLMNPEWMKPMFRGWGPAVLGAAGMSVAIGVGIIRKMARVDV, from the coding sequence ATGCTGCTGCCGGCCCTCGCCGCCGGCGCAGGGCTTTCGTTGCTCGTCGTGGGATTCTTGACCAGGCTCCGCGAGCGTGACGAGGAGCTCGCCCGCATCCTCGACCTGCCGTCGGGCGAGCACGACGTTCCTCCCGAGGTGATCGCGGAAGGGAACTCCGCACTGCTCGAGTCCGGCGTTCAACTCGTCCACGGCGCGCTCGAGCGCATGAAGATGCAGACCCGGCTCGCAGCAGAGCTCGAGCGCAGTCGCGTGCCGCTCCGCCCGGGCGAGTTCGTGATCGTTGCCGCCGCCTCGGGGATCCTCGGTTGGGCTCTCGGGCTCCTGCTCACCGGTCGCCCCGTGATCGCGTTCGTTGCCCTGTTCGCGATGCCGTTCCTGGCGTGGCGTGTCGTCTTGATCAAAGTCGCGAAGCGCCGTACGGCGTTCGAGCGCCAGCTGCCGGAGGCGCTGTCGTTGATCGCCGGATCGCTCGAGGCAGGGCACACGTTCCTGAAGGCCATCGAGATGATGGTCGAGGAGAGCGAGGCCCCGATGTCGGAGGAGTTCGAGCGCGTCCTTTCGGAGACGCGCCTCGGCGACCCGCTCATGGATTCGCTCGACCGGATGAGCCACCGGCTCGGCATCCCCGACCTCGCCTGGGTGATCCAGGCCCTCCGGATCCAGCAATCGGTGGGGGGCCGCCTCGCGGAACTGCTGACGACGCTTGCCGAGTTCATGCGCCAGCGTGAAGAGATCCGCCGGGAGGTGAAGGTCCTCACCGCCGAGGGTCGGCTGTCGGGGAACATCCTGGGGGCGCTGCCGCTGTTCTTCATGCTGATCATGCAGCTCATGAACCCGGAATGGATGAAGCCGATGTTCCGAGGCTGGGGGCCTGCCGTGCTCGGCGCCGCCGGGATGTCGGTCGCCATCGGGGTCGGGATCATCCGGAAGATGGCTCGGGTGGACGTCTGA
- a CDS encoding CpaF family protein, producing the protein MKLSEKLAALEAQERAEKGPEKSGNGGARRGVRSERRAGADRRSTSTWTDTKRKVRDLVLTELAPKLAGPKALSGPALAKEVKTTVDRVLRREDMKISPIERQKFVDEVMSDTLGYGPLDSPLADPTITEIMCNSYDDIWIERQGLVEQSDLSFADEEQYHQVIQKIVTGVGRRVDESSPMVDARLPDGSRVNAIVPPLALRGAVLTIRKFSDTPYTAKDLVNFGTFSIDFVHLMDACVRGKLNILVSGGTGTGKTTLLNVLSSFIPERERILTIEDAAELKLQQIHVVSLEARPANAEGKGEVRIRELVRNALRMRPDRIVVGEVRGAEALDMLQAMNTGHEGSLTTVHANTPRDALSRLETMVLMAGFDLPVRAIREQVASALNVIVQLERQTDGSRKVTSVQEIQGLEGDTILLQEIFRFRSQITSEGRQVGQLESTGLRPKFLDKLKAHGVEIPAKILQASPAVRAERNGKNVPPPSRATLLMRGRSR; encoded by the coding sequence ATGAAGCTGTCCGAGAAGCTGGCGGCGCTCGAAGCACAAGAGCGAGCCGAGAAAGGTCCCGAGAAGAGCGGCAACGGCGGCGCGCGTCGTGGCGTGCGGTCGGAGCGTCGCGCGGGAGCCGACCGCCGGTCGACCTCGACGTGGACCGACACGAAGCGCAAGGTCCGCGACCTGGTGCTCACCGAGCTGGCACCGAAGCTCGCCGGCCCGAAGGCGCTGAGCGGCCCCGCGCTCGCCAAGGAGGTCAAGACCACCGTCGATCGGGTGCTCCGCCGCGAGGATATGAAGATCTCGCCGATCGAGCGCCAGAAGTTCGTCGACGAGGTCATGAGCGACACGCTCGGGTACGGGCCCCTCGACTCGCCGCTCGCCGACCCGACCATCACCGAGATCATGTGCAACTCCTACGACGACATCTGGATCGAGCGTCAAGGCCTCGTCGAGCAGAGCGATCTGTCGTTCGCGGACGAGGAGCAGTACCACCAGGTGATCCAGAAGATCGTCACGGGGGTCGGCCGTCGGGTCGACGAGTCCAGCCCGATGGTGGATGCGCGATTGCCCGATGGATCGCGCGTGAACGCGATCGTCCCTCCGCTCGCGCTTCGCGGCGCGGTGCTGACGATCCGAAAGTTCTCCGACACGCCCTACACGGCCAAGGACCTGGTCAACTTCGGGACGTTCTCGATCGACTTCGTCCACCTGATGGATGCGTGCGTCCGCGGCAAGCTCAACATCTTGGTGTCGGGCGGAACCGGTACCGGTAAGACCACGCTGCTGAACGTTCTCTCTTCGTTCATCCCGGAGCGCGAGCGCATCCTCACCATCGAGGACGCTGCGGAGCTCAAGCTCCAGCAGATCCACGTCGTCTCGCTCGAAGCGCGCCCCGCGAACGCGGAGGGCAAAGGCGAGGTCCGGATCCGCGAGCTCGTCCGCAACGCGTTGCGTATGCGCCCCGACCGGATCGTCGTCGGTGAGGTTCGCGGCGCCGAGGCGCTGGACATGCTCCAGGCGATGAACACCGGTCACGAAGGCTCGCTGACCACGGTCCACGCCAACACGCCTCGCGACGCGCTCTCGCGGCTCGAGACCATGGTTCTGATGGCCGGGTTCGACCTTCCGGTCCGTGCGATCCGCGAACAGGTCGCGTCGGCCCTCAACGTGATCGTGCAGCTCGAGCGTCAGACCGACGGATCGCGCAAGGTCACCTCGGTCCAGGAGATCCAAGGCCTCGAGGGTGACACGATCTTGCTTCAAGAGATCTTCCGCTTCCGGTCGCAGATCACGTCGGAGGGCCGTCAGGTCGGGCAGCTCGAGTCGACCGGGCTTCGTCCGAAGTTCCTGGACAAGCTCAAAGCGCACGGCGTCGAGATCCCGGCAAAGATCCTGCAGGCTTCCCCGGCGGTTCGCGCGGAGCGGAACGGCAAGAACGTGCCGCCGCCGTCGCGCGCGACGCTGTTGATGCGAGGGAGGAGCCGGTGA
- a CDS encoding AAA family ATPase — translation METPKILVLDRNEELAERVRALTADMNPVPEIVSCTKVGSASHVNHEHEGPFTVLLAGPSLATKTGLRRLALLHKEWPSTSVVMSFQDRPDAPLREIIQVGADDVLELPADDTSIRGAIRRAMEIGERRMSAAPTVTHVPAVSTMAARTPAKVFTVSSATGGCGKTFYATNMALLLSQQADARVVLVDLDLQFGEVTTALRLHPNFTIFDVLNADEAEADVDLASHIQEYVVSYENRFDVLAAPKDPSQADRITPVEVTRVIEALRARYDYVVVDTPTALAETVLAAFDLSERLFVMCTLDLPSVRNLGMFLQTLQKLRISSDAVSLVLNKVEKDLGISVDQITKLFPQGFRATLPYAKEVSRSINLGKPVLVSYPDADVSRGLIKGMDDLLPPEARTKMAELAAAAKRKTGMFRFLRRQPAPTPAGVDR, via the coding sequence GTGGAAACCCCGAAGATCCTGGTCCTCGACCGGAACGAGGAGCTGGCGGAGCGCGTCCGCGCGCTGACCGCGGACATGAATCCGGTGCCGGAGATCGTCTCCTGCACGAAGGTGGGCTCGGCCAGCCACGTGAATCACGAGCACGAGGGCCCGTTCACGGTTCTGCTCGCCGGGCCGTCTCTGGCGACGAAGACCGGGCTGCGACGCCTGGCTCTGCTCCACAAGGAGTGGCCGTCCACGTCGGTCGTCATGTCGTTCCAGGACCGGCCCGACGCACCGCTTCGCGAGATCATCCAGGTCGGAGCGGACGACGTGCTCGAGCTCCCCGCGGACGATACGTCGATCCGGGGAGCGATCCGGCGGGCGATGGAGATCGGCGAGCGTCGGATGTCGGCCGCCCCCACGGTCACCCACGTGCCGGCCGTCTCGACCATGGCCGCGCGGACCCCGGCGAAGGTGTTCACGGTCAGCTCCGCGACCGGCGGCTGCGGGAAGACCTTCTACGCCACCAACATGGCCCTGCTGCTCTCGCAGCAGGCCGACGCGCGCGTCGTGCTCGTCGACCTCGACCTTCAGTTCGGTGAAGTCACGACCGCGCTCCGCCTGCACCCGAACTTCACGATCTTCGACGTCTTGAACGCGGACGAGGCGGAGGCCGACGTCGACCTCGCTTCGCACATCCAGGAGTACGTCGTCAGCTACGAGAACCGGTTCGACGTGCTCGCGGCGCCGAAGGATCCCTCCCAAGCCGACCGCATCACGCCGGTCGAGGTGACGAGGGTGATCGAAGCGCTCCGCGCTCGCTACGACTACGTGGTCGTCGACACCCCGACCGCGCTCGCCGAGACGGTGCTCGCGGCCTTCGATCTCTCCGAGCGCCTGTTCGTGATGTGCACCTTGGATCTTCCCTCGGTGCGGAACCTCGGGATGTTCCTGCAGACCCTGCAGAAGCTCCGGATCTCCTCGGACGCCGTGTCGCTGGTTCTCAACAAGGTCGAGAAGGACCTCGGCATCTCCGTGGACCAGATCACCAAGCTATTCCCGCAGGGATTCCGCGCGACGCTCCCGTACGCCAAGGAGGTTTCGCGGTCGATCAACCTCGGCAAGCCGGTGCTGGTCTCGTACCCCGACGCCGACGTATCGAGAGGTCTCATCAAGGGCATGGACGACCTGCTGCCGCCGGAAGCACGCACCAAGATGGCCGAGCTTGCGGCAGCGGCGAAGCGCAAGACCGGCATGTTCCGATTCTTGAGGCGCCAGCCGGCGCCGACACCGGCGGGGGTTGATCGATGA
- a CDS encoding RcpC/CpaB family pilus assembly protein yields the protein MNNRKSNNILIIGVAVFAVGAALAFFGLRSSDKAVATPQQQQPATAVTPDPNVRTVEVGPAGVSGVTTFTVPKGKQAVAIELPGVAGLAGYAKPGDTINLYATIKDGADADQPNTKLKTPLSKLVLTGVKVLDVRAPAAGTAGTATYLLALDVNEAEKVIFYAKFESLWVALTAPDQRPVVTPGRSYQNLL from the coding sequence ATGAACAATCGCAAGTCGAACAACATCCTGATCATCGGCGTCGCGGTCTTCGCCGTCGGCGCGGCTCTCGCTTTCTTCGGCTTGCGCTCGAGCGATAAGGCGGTCGCCACCCCGCAGCAGCAACAGCCCGCCACGGCCGTAACGCCCGACCCGAACGTTCGCACCGTCGAGGTCGGTCCCGCCGGGGTTTCCGGCGTGACCACGTTCACGGTTCCGAAGGGCAAGCAGGCGGTCGCCATCGAGCTGCCCGGGGTCGCCGGGCTCGCGGGATACGCGAAGCCGGGCGACACGATCAACCTGTACGCCACGATCAAGGACGGCGCCGACGCCGACCAGCCGAACACGAAGCTGAAGACCCCGCTCTCCAAGCTCGTGCTCACCGGCGTCAAGGTGCTCGACGTGCGCGCGCCGGCAGCGGGGACGGCCGGCACCGCGACCTACTTGCTCGCGCTCGACGTCAACGAGGCCGAGAAGGTCATCTTCTACGCCAAGTTCGAGTCACTCTGGGTCGCCCTGACCGCGCCGGATCAGCGACCGGTCGTCACGCCCGGCCGCTCGTACCAGAACCTCCTGTGA